From Caballeronia insecticola, a single genomic window includes:
- a CDS encoding CDP-alcohol phosphatidyltransferase family protein: MTKSCPPNLKAVPEPATWDARLARRLVTPLVGTPVTPNHLTTLRLAIGLGGAYYLSLGQFWMCTLGALLIALSNLVDHTDGELARISGQSSKIGHFYDLACDALVTVLLFVGIGFYVAVHHPSMIVPAQWLGALAGVAVALIFFLRMRIESMVGKSGTKQASMAGFETEDVLYLLPVVTILNGMTPFLIAAAIGAPLFAVYVAVDHQRVAQRMRRAQASHAKDGNDFQAVR; this comes from the coding sequence ATGACAAAATCGTGTCCGCCCAATCTCAAAGCCGTTCCCGAGCCCGCTACCTGGGACGCGCGACTTGCCCGCCGTCTCGTCACACCGCTCGTCGGAACTCCCGTCACGCCTAATCATCTGACGACGCTGCGCCTCGCCATCGGTTTGGGCGGGGCGTATTATCTGTCGCTCGGTCAGTTCTGGATGTGCACGCTCGGCGCGTTGCTGATCGCGCTGTCGAATCTCGTCGACCACACGGACGGCGAACTCGCGCGCATCAGCGGGCAGTCGAGCAAGATCGGCCACTTTTATGACCTCGCGTGCGATGCGCTCGTCACCGTGCTGCTGTTCGTCGGCATCGGCTTTTACGTGGCCGTGCATCATCCGTCGATGATCGTGCCCGCGCAATGGCTCGGCGCGCTCGCGGGCGTGGCGGTCGCGCTGATCTTTTTCCTGCGCATGCGCATCGAGTCGATGGTCGGCAAGTCGGGCACGAAACAGGCATCGATGGCCGGCTTCGAAACCGAAGACGTGCTGTACCTGCTGCCGGTCGTGACCATCCTGAACGGCATGACGCCTTTTCTGATCGCAGCGGCCATCGGCGCGCCGCTCTTCGCCGTGTATGTGGCGGTGGATCATCAGCGCGTCGCGCAGCGGATGCGTCGCGCGCAGGCGTCGCACGCAAAAGACGGCAACGATTTTCAGGCGGTGAGATGA
- a CDS encoding DUF4136 domain-containing protein: protein MNFPIKTLGGSLGKWALLMLAALWLTGCTTYVQTQVTAFSDWTGSDTTRTYAFARKNEQQNSIEQTTYETLVANELAKYNFRQVPDASANYQVAIGYSVRGDTMTVRQPIYYDPWPMYGGPWGGPYWGGPWGGGWGGYGPWGPTGYVDQTYPVYTHALQIRMTERKTGRETYKVTAVNSTGDPSLYLAMPYLVRSALTNFPLGNGTVRTVTLPVDTNGGMSNETAASLNSNERSAAPPAASKSVD, encoded by the coding sequence ATGAATTTCCCGATCAAAACACTGGGCGGATCGCTCGGCAAATGGGCGCTGCTGATGCTGGCGGCGCTCTGGCTCACGGGCTGCACGACCTACGTTCAGACGCAGGTCACGGCTTTCTCCGACTGGACCGGCAGCGACACGACGCGCACCTACGCATTCGCGCGCAAGAACGAGCAGCAGAACAGCATCGAACAGACGACTTACGAGACGCTCGTCGCCAATGAACTCGCGAAGTACAACTTCCGCCAGGTGCCCGACGCGAGCGCGAACTATCAGGTGGCGATCGGCTATTCGGTCCGCGGCGACACGATGACCGTGCGCCAGCCAATCTATTACGATCCGTGGCCGATGTACGGCGGTCCGTGGGGTGGACCTTACTGGGGCGGACCGTGGGGCGGCGGCTGGGGCGGCTACGGTCCGTGGGGGCCGACGGGCTACGTCGATCAGACCTACCCGGTCTACACTCACGCGCTGCAAATCCGCATGACCGAGCGCAAAACCGGCCGCGAGACCTATAAGGTCACGGCAGTCAATTCGACGGGCGACCCGTCGCTCTATCTGGCGATGCCGTATCTCGTGCGCAGCGCGCTCACGAACTTCCCGCTCGGCAACGGAACGGTGCGCACGGTGACGCTTCCGGTGGACACGAACGGCGGCATGTCGAACGAAACGGCGGCGTCGCTCAATTCGAACGAGCGCAGCGCGGCGCCGCCGGCGGCGTCGAAGTCGGTGGACTGA
- a CDS encoding HalD/BesD family halogenase, translated as MSDTATPDNTLTQAAQEAHGAHTTPSARPSKRDIDSTLSARLAALPTPKLRDEYGQQSSFLYIEDFLPRDFTERLIAAVHDVTPAVNRNYLPGHKAGGSVSRHTLDKLAPFIADLYRSEALIKWLEALTGDRLQLSPEDDPHAYALYFYTRPGDHIGWHYDTSYYEGRRYTLLLGVIDDSSCALEYELHTKTPGVPDEPGSVRYPPGAFVFFDGDKLRHRVTPLGENEMRVSLTFEYVTNPNMRPFQRFISNMKDSIAYFGFRQVFRRNRGKNGQA; from the coding sequence ATGAGCGATACGGCAACTCCGGACAACACGCTGACCCAGGCGGCGCAAGAGGCGCACGGGGCGCATACGACGCCGAGCGCGCGCCCGTCGAAGCGCGACATCGACTCGACGTTGAGCGCGCGCTTGGCCGCGCTGCCGACGCCGAAACTGCGCGACGAATACGGCCAGCAGAGTTCGTTTCTGTATATCGAAGACTTCCTGCCGCGCGATTTCACCGAGCGCCTGATCGCCGCCGTGCACGACGTGACACCGGCCGTGAACCGCAACTATCTGCCGGGTCACAAGGCGGGCGGCAGCGTGAGCCGCCATACGCTCGACAAGCTCGCGCCGTTCATCGCGGACCTGTACCGGTCGGAGGCGCTCATCAAGTGGCTGGAGGCGCTCACCGGCGACCGGTTGCAGCTCTCGCCGGAAGACGATCCGCACGCCTACGCGCTGTATTTCTATACGCGTCCGGGCGATCACATAGGCTGGCATTACGACACCTCCTATTACGAAGGCCGCCGCTACACGCTGCTGCTCGGCGTGATCGACGACTCGTCCTGCGCGCTCGAATACGAACTGCACACGAAGACGCCCGGCGTGCCCGACGAGCCGGGTTCCGTGCGCTATCCGCCCGGCGCGTTCGTGTTCTTCGACGGCGACAAGCTGCGCCATCGCGTCACGCCGCTCGGCGAAAACGAAATGCGCGTGTCGCTCACGTTCGAGTACGTGACCAACCCCAACATGCGGCCGTTCCAGCGTTTCATTTCGAACATGAAAGACTCGATCGCGTATTTCGGATTCAGGCAGGTCTTTCGCCGCAACCGCGGCAAGAACGGACAGGCATGA
- the aepY gene encoding phosphonopyruvate decarboxylase → MIEAAQFVEAARERGFDWYAGVPCSYLTPFINYVLQDETLHYVSAANEGDAVALIAGVALGAAGGDKKRRGIAMMQNSGLGNAVSPLTSLTWTFRLPQLLIVTWRGQPGVADEPQHALMGPVTPQMLDTMEIPWELFPTEAEEIGPALDRATAHMDSTGRPYALVMQKGSVAPFELKKTGLSGVRVHDERAPVARFQGERVSRHAALERVIARTPKDSTVVLASTGFCGRELYAIDDRENQLYLVGSMGCVTPMALGLALSRPDLRVIALDGDGAALMRMGVFATLGAYGPSNLIHLLLDNGAHESTGGQATVSRGVDFASIASACGYALALDGDDIGVIDRLFDAKDVAGARFARLSIKTGTPGDLPRPKITPEDVRARLQKHIGGR, encoded by the coding sequence GTGATTGAGGCCGCCCAGTTCGTCGAGGCCGCGCGCGAACGCGGTTTCGACTGGTACGCGGGCGTGCCGTGCTCGTATCTCACGCCCTTTATCAACTACGTGCTGCAGGACGAGACGCTTCATTACGTCTCGGCGGCGAACGAAGGCGATGCGGTTGCGCTGATCGCGGGCGTCGCTTTGGGTGCCGCGGGCGGCGACAAAAAACGCCGCGGCATCGCGATGATGCAGAACTCCGGCCTCGGCAACGCGGTGAGCCCGCTCACGTCGCTCACGTGGACGTTCCGTCTGCCGCAATTGCTGATCGTCACGTGGCGCGGCCAGCCGGGCGTCGCCGACGAGCCGCAGCACGCGCTGATGGGCCCGGTCACGCCGCAGATGCTCGACACGATGGAGATTCCGTGGGAGCTGTTCCCGACCGAGGCTGAAGAGATCGGTCCGGCGCTCGATCGCGCGACCGCGCACATGGACAGCACCGGCCGTCCGTATGCGCTCGTCATGCAGAAGGGCAGCGTCGCGCCGTTCGAACTCAAAAAGACCGGGCTGTCGGGCGTGCGCGTTCATGACGAGCGCGCGCCCGTCGCGCGCTTCCAAGGCGAGCGCGTGTCGCGTCACGCGGCGCTCGAACGCGTCATCGCGCGGACGCCGAAGGATTCGACGGTCGTGCTCGCATCCACGGGCTTCTGCGGCCGCGAACTCTACGCAATCGACGACCGCGAGAATCAGCTTTATCTCGTCGGCTCGATGGGCTGCGTCACGCCGATGGCGCTCGGTCTCGCGCTCTCGCGCCCCGATTTGCGCGTCATCGCGCTCGACGGCGACGGCGCCGCGCTCATGCGCATGGGCGTCTTCGCGACGCTCGGCGCGTACGGCCCGTCGAACCTGATTCATCTGTTGCTGGACAACGGCGCGCACGAATCGACCGGCGGCCAGGCCACGGTGTCGCGCGGCGTCGATTTCGCGTCGATCGCGTCGGCGTGCGGTTACGCGCTCGCGCTCGATGGCGACGACATCGGCGTGATCGATCGTCTCTTCGACGCAAAGGATGTCGCGGGCGCACGCTTTGCGCGTCTGTCGATCAAAACGGGCACGCCGGGCGATCTGCCGCGCCCGAAGATCACGCCCGAGGACGTCCGCGCCCGCTTGCAAAAACACATTGGAGGCCGTTGA
- a CDS encoding NCS2 family permease: METTATPQQDTTAIERFFGVRAAGSRTKTEVVAGITTFLTAMYIIVVNPGILSQAGVPFPAALTATVIVSFLGSCAMGLYARNPVLVAPGMGMNALFAFVMVHGGKMPWQTALGCVFWSGVIFAVLAVFNARKLVVDAIPANLRHAVSCGIGLFISLIGLVNAKFVVGDPVTIVHSASLNPVVITFLIGLAVTTILVARKVTGALMLGIVFTTIIAIPIGRFYGDGTAYWPAAIATKTLVNWNGLFSAPDFSAIGQLDIVGSLKVIYWPFIFVMLFTSFFDALSTFMAISEAGKLYDQDGNPRNIRQSMMVDSFSALISAPLGTSPANAYIESAAGISAGGRTGLVAVVAGLCFLPFLFLSPLLSLVPAIATAPALVLVGVFMMEAITQIEWHRFDEAIPAFLAMILIPLTYSITDGVAYGFLAFVVLKSATGRAKEIKPAMWIIAAFSLVLLSQL, translated from the coding sequence ATGGAAACGACCGCAACTCCCCAACAAGACACGACCGCCATCGAACGCTTTTTCGGCGTGCGCGCGGCGGGCTCGCGCACCAAGACCGAAGTCGTCGCGGGCATCACGACGTTTCTCACGGCGATGTACATCATCGTCGTCAATCCGGGCATTCTGTCGCAGGCGGGCGTGCCCTTTCCCGCGGCGCTGACGGCGACCGTCATCGTCAGCTTTCTCGGCAGTTGCGCAATGGGTCTGTACGCGCGCAATCCGGTGCTCGTCGCGCCCGGCATGGGCATGAACGCGCTGTTCGCGTTCGTCATGGTTCATGGCGGCAAGATGCCGTGGCAGACCGCGCTCGGCTGCGTGTTCTGGTCCGGCGTGATCTTCGCCGTGCTCGCGGTGTTCAACGCGCGCAAGCTCGTTGTCGATGCGATTCCCGCCAATCTGCGGCATGCGGTGTCGTGCGGCATCGGCTTGTTTATCAGCCTCATCGGCCTCGTGAACGCGAAGTTCGTGGTGGGCGATCCGGTCACGATCGTGCATTCGGCGTCGCTGAATCCGGTGGTCATCACGTTCCTGATCGGCCTCGCGGTCACGACGATTCTCGTCGCCCGCAAAGTCACCGGCGCGCTGATGCTCGGCATTGTGTTCACGACGATCATCGCGATTCCGATCGGCCGCTTCTACGGCGACGGCACCGCGTACTGGCCCGCCGCCATCGCCACGAAAACGCTCGTCAACTGGAACGGACTTTTCTCCGCGCCGGATTTTTCCGCCATCGGACAACTGGACATTGTCGGCTCGCTGAAGGTCATCTACTGGCCGTTCATCTTCGTGATGCTGTTCACGTCGTTCTTCGACGCGCTCTCCACGTTCATGGCGATCTCCGAAGCCGGCAAGCTCTACGATCAAGACGGCAATCCGCGCAACATCCGCCAGTCGATGATGGTCGACTCCTTCTCCGCGCTGATTTCCGCGCCGCTCGGCACGAGCCCGGCGAACGCGTATATCGAATCGGCGGCGGGCATTTCGGCGGGCGGGCGCACGGGGCTTGTCGCCGTGGTCGCGGGTCTGTGCTTCCTGCCGTTCCTGTTTCTTTCGCCGCTCCTGTCGCTCGTGCCCGCGATTGCGACCGCGCCCGCGCTCGTGCTGGTCGGCGTGTTCATGATGGAAGCGATCACGCAGATCGAATGGCACCGCTTCGACGAAGCCATTCCCGCGTTCCTCGCGATGATCCTGATTCCGCTGACCTATTCGATCACCGACGGCGTCGCGTACGGCTTTCTCGCGTTCGTCGTGCTCAAGTCGGCGACGGGGCGCGCGAAGGAAATCAAACCGGCGATGTGGATCATCGCGGCTTTCTCTTTAGTGCTGCTTTCACAGCTTTAA
- a CDS encoding phosphocholine cytidylyltransferase family protein, giving the protein MRAIILAAGMGLRLVQPEGQQKPKCLLRFGDASLLERHLHFLKAAGVTEVVFVTGFKSEQIEAELASIDWKPASEIVVNEEFTLGSVLSVHTAREAMTRGGDVLLMDADVLYDERIIEPLVAGGSVNRLLIDRDFEAGDEPVKLCVENGVPVELRKQVAAGLAYDTIGESVGFFRFDHATATRLAEICAEYVATGRAKMPHEEAVRDLLLENLQNPSHAFDIADVTGAPWIEIDFQNDVKRAADEVLPQLNALRQFAGATGALQR; this is encoded by the coding sequence ATGCGCGCAATTATTCTTGCGGCCGGGATGGGCTTGCGCCTCGTTCAGCCCGAAGGCCAGCAAAAGCCGAAATGTCTGCTGCGTTTTGGTGATGCCTCGCTGCTCGAACGTCATCTGCACTTTCTGAAGGCGGCGGGCGTCACCGAAGTCGTCTTCGTGACCGGCTTCAAGAGCGAGCAGATCGAGGCGGAACTCGCGTCGATCGACTGGAAGCCCGCGAGCGAAATCGTCGTCAACGAGGAATTCACGCTGGGCAGCGTGCTGTCCGTGCACACCGCGCGCGAAGCCATGACGCGCGGCGGCGACGTCCTGCTGATGGACGCCGACGTGCTCTACGACGAACGCATCATCGAACCGCTGGTGGCGGGCGGCAGCGTGAACCGTCTCTTGATCGACCGCGATTTCGAAGCAGGCGACGAACCCGTGAAGCTGTGTGTCGAGAACGGCGTTCCGGTGGAGCTGCGCAAGCAGGTCGCCGCGGGCCTCGCGTATGACACCATCGGCGAGTCGGTCGGCTTCTTCCGCTTCGATCACGCGACGGCCACGCGCTTGGCCGAGATCTGCGCGGAGTATGTCGCGACGGGCCGCGCGAAGATGCCGCATGAAGAGGCGGTGCGCGATCTGTTGCTGGAGAATTTGCAGAACCCGTCCCACGCGTTCGATATCGCCGATGTCACCGGCGCGCCGTGGATCGAAATCGATTTTCAGAACGACGTGAAGCGCGCGGCCGACGAAGTGCTGCCGCAATTGAACGCGCTGCGTCAGTTTGCCGGAGCTACAGGAGCACTACAGCGATGA
- a CDS encoding flippase-like domain-containing protein, with protein sequence MSRAGTFLLSAGVVLFVALLGWQGFGSVAATLAAAGWGLLAVAAFHFVPLFVDAIAISVLFSEKERNVSLRDALLARWAGESVNSLMPAGQIGGPMLMVRYLAQRGMRARDAAAVITISTTMQTIAQLLFALAGVVLLTGYAAGGSSSALLIAVLAVIGVIGVMIFGFYLAQRRGLFGRAMRFASGIAARFSAKRDWSSLVTRAEAVDAAVHDLYRERGKVAASFGLSLVGWIVGTGEVWLALHLLGHPVGWTEALLLESLGQAIRGAAFAIPGSLGVQEGGYLLLARMIGLPPEAALALSLAKRARELLLGVPGIVYLHFVEKGWQRRRLARVPDID encoded by the coding sequence ATGAGCCGCGCCGGCACGTTCCTGCTGTCCGCCGGTGTGGTGCTGTTCGTCGCGCTGCTCGGCTGGCAAGGTTTCGGCTCCGTCGCGGCCACGCTCGCCGCGGCCGGCTGGGGCTTGCTCGCGGTGGCGGCGTTTCACTTCGTGCCGCTTTTCGTCGATGCTATCGCGATCAGCGTGCTGTTCTCCGAGAAGGAACGCAACGTCTCCCTGCGCGACGCGTTGCTCGCGCGCTGGGCCGGCGAATCCGTGAACAGCCTGATGCCCGCCGGGCAGATCGGCGGGCCGATGCTGATGGTCCGCTATCTCGCGCAACGCGGCATGCGCGCGCGCGACGCAGCCGCCGTCATCACCATCAGCACGACGATGCAGACCATCGCGCAACTGCTTTTCGCGCTGGCGGGCGTCGTGCTGCTCACCGGTTACGCGGCGGGCGGCTCGTCGTCGGCGTTGCTGATCGCGGTGCTCGCGGTCATCGGCGTGATCGGCGTCATGATCTTCGGCTTCTATCTGGCGCAGCGGCGCGGGCTCTTTGGCCGCGCGATGCGCTTTGCCTCCGGCATCGCCGCGCGCTTTTCGGCCAAGCGCGACTGGTCCTCGCTCGTCACGCGCGCCGAAGCCGTCGATGCAGCCGTGCACGATCTCTACCGCGAGCGCGGCAAGGTGGCGGCGAGCTTCGGGTTGAGCCTCGTCGGCTGGATCGTCGGCACGGGCGAAGTGTGGCTCGCGCTGCATCTGCTCGGCCATCCGGTCGGCTGGACCGAAGCGCTGCTGCTGGAGAGCCTCGGCCAGGCGATTCGCGGCGCCGCTTTCGCCATTCCCGGCTCGCTCGGCGTGCAGGAGGGCGGCTATCTGCTGCTCGCGCGCATGATCGGCCTGCCGCCCGAAGCGGCGCTTGCGCTGTCGCTCGCCAAGCGCGCGCGCGAATTGCTGCTCGGCGTGCCGGGCATCGTCTATCTGCATTTCGTTGAAAAAGGCTGGCAGCGCCGCCGTCTCGCGCGTGTGCCGGATATCGACTGA
- the aepX gene encoding phosphoenolpyruvate mutase, with translation MNAPEQLPVGFSRSMRLREMLQSNRLEFLMEAHNGMSARIAKEAGFKAIWGSGLSISAQFGVRDNNEASWTQVVDNLEFMADASDLPILLDGDTGYGNFNNVRRLVKKLEQRGIAGVCIEDKQFPKTNSFINGEAQPLADMDEFCGKIKAGKDSQSDPNFSIVARVEALIAGWGMEEALKRAEAYRQAGADAILIHSKLSKPDEILTFAREWAGRGPLVIVPTKYYSTPTDAFRQAGISCVIWANHLIRGAVSAMQAIAKEIHDSETLVNVEDRIASVNEIFRLQDADEYSAAENIYLSAANEKRSAVVLAASRGAGLEALTEERPKVMLPVAGKPLLRHLVEAFKKESINDITVVGGYRADAIDKGGIRLVVNEQHASTGELASLACAAAHLNGDTVISYGDLLFRSYILRDLVDSDSDFCVVVDSSQTPQAGEAGTDFAYCSTADDRALFGQKVWLESVAGAGQGIDTGRAPQGRWMGLINVRAGARERLLATLAELQKRPDFGKLDMAALLNALIAAGEKVEVQYVHGHWRGVNDLDDFRRAGDFAHGQSPIGSEGIDGTETARD, from the coding sequence ATGAACGCACCAGAACAACTTCCCGTCGGCTTTTCGCGCTCGATGCGCCTGCGCGAGATGCTGCAAAGCAACCGCCTCGAATTCCTGATGGAAGCGCACAATGGCATGTCGGCGCGCATCGCGAAGGAAGCCGGTTTCAAGGCGATCTGGGGATCGGGCCTGTCGATCTCGGCGCAGTTCGGCGTGCGCGACAACAACGAAGCGAGCTGGACGCAGGTCGTCGACAACCTCGAATTCATGGCCGACGCGAGCGATCTGCCGATCCTGCTCGACGGCGACACCGGCTACGGCAACTTCAACAACGTGCGCCGTCTGGTGAAGAAGCTCGAGCAGCGCGGCATCGCGGGCGTGTGCATCGAGGACAAGCAGTTTCCGAAAACCAACAGCTTCATTAACGGCGAAGCGCAGCCGCTCGCCGACATGGACGAGTTCTGCGGCAAGATCAAGGCCGGCAAGGATTCGCAGAGCGATCCGAACTTTTCGATCGTGGCGCGCGTCGAGGCGCTGATCGCGGGCTGGGGCATGGAAGAGGCGTTGAAGCGCGCCGAAGCGTATCGCCAGGCGGGCGCGGACGCGATCCTGATCCACAGCAAGCTGTCGAAGCCGGACGAAATCCTGACGTTCGCGCGTGAATGGGCGGGGCGCGGTCCGCTCGTCATCGTGCCGACGAAGTACTACAGCACGCCGACCGACGCCTTCCGTCAGGCAGGCATCAGCTGCGTGATCTGGGCGAATCATCTGATTCGCGGCGCGGTGTCGGCGATGCAGGCGATCGCCAAGGAAATCCACGACAGCGAGACGCTCGTCAACGTGGAAGACCGCATCGCGTCGGTCAACGAAATCTTCCGTCTGCAGGACGCGGACGAATACTCGGCGGCCGAAAACATCTATCTGAGCGCGGCCAACGAGAAGCGCAGCGCGGTCGTGCTCGCGGCGAGCCGCGGCGCGGGCCTCGAAGCGCTGACTGAAGAACGCCCGAAGGTGATGCTGCCGGTCGCGGGCAAGCCGCTCTTGCGCCATCTCGTCGAGGCGTTCAAGAAAGAAAGCATCAACGACATCACCGTGGTCGGCGGTTACCGCGCCGATGCGATCGATAAAGGCGGCATCCGGCTCGTCGTCAACGAGCAGCACGCGTCGACCGGCGAACTCGCGTCGCTTGCCTGCGCGGCGGCGCATCTGAACGGCGATACCGTCATCTCCTACGGCGACCTGCTGTTCCGCAGCTACATCCTGCGCGATCTGGTGGATTCCGACAGCGACTTCTGCGTGGTCGTCGATTCGTCGCAGACGCCGCAGGCGGGCGAAGCGGGCACCGACTTCGCCTACTGCTCGACCGCCGACGACCGCGCGCTGTTCGGCCAGAAAGTGTGGCTGGAAAGCGTGGCCGGCGCGGGGCAGGGTATCGACACGGGCCGCGCGCCGCAGGGCCGCTGGATGGGCCTCATCAACGTGCGCGCGGGTGCGCGTGAGCGGCTGCTCGCAACCCTTGCGGAACTGCAGAAGCGCCCGGACTTCGGCAAGCTCGACATGGCCGCGCTGCTGAACGCGCTTATCGCCGCCGGCGAGAAGGTCGAAGTGCAATACGTGCACGGCCACTGGCGCGGCGTGAACGATCTCGACGACTTCCGTCGCGCGGGCGATTTCGCGCACGGCCAGTCGCCGATCGGTTCCGAAGGCATCGACGGCACGGAGACCGCGCGTGATTGA
- a CDS encoding 2-aminoethylphosphonate aminotransferase, whose protein sequence is MLLLNPGPVTLSERVRKSLLQTDLCHREPEFFDLQDEARRRLVAAYELDPAKWSAVLMTGSGTAAVESMIAGLVPEGGRLLVVENGVYGDRVAQIAQQYGIEYEVAKYEWMQAPDIDAIVRLLDTKKFTNVAIIHHETTTGRLNAIDALSRACAQRGVGLLLDAVSSFGAEAIDFDGGGIAAIAATANKCLHGVPGAAFVIARRDALAQAASRNYYLGIARLAKLQDARNTPFTPSVHAYYALVEALREFEEEGGWRARHARYAKLAEQVRAGLAALGMESALPPEESSVVLRAYRLPAGVTYETLHDALKAKGFVIYAGQGGLSKELFRISTMGALDANDMDRLISSFVELLR, encoded by the coding sequence ATGCTGCTGCTCAATCCGGGTCCTGTCACGCTGAGCGAACGCGTGCGCAAGAGCCTGCTGCAAACCGACTTGTGCCATCGCGAGCCGGAGTTCTTCGATCTTCAGGACGAGGCGCGCCGCCGTCTCGTCGCGGCTTACGAACTCGATCCGGCCAAGTGGAGCGCCGTGCTCATGACCGGCTCGGGCACGGCGGCCGTCGAGAGCATGATCGCCGGGCTCGTGCCGGAAGGCGGGCGGCTGCTGGTCGTGGAGAACGGCGTGTACGGCGACCGTGTCGCGCAGATCGCGCAGCAGTACGGCATCGAGTATGAAGTCGCGAAGTACGAGTGGATGCAGGCGCCGGATATCGACGCCATCGTCAGGCTGCTCGACACCAAGAAGTTCACGAACGTCGCGATCATCCATCACGAAACCACCACGGGGCGTCTGAACGCCATCGACGCACTGTCGCGCGCCTGCGCGCAGCGTGGCGTGGGCCTTCTGCTCGACGCGGTGAGCAGCTTCGGCGCCGAAGCGATCGATTTCGACGGCGGCGGCATCGCCGCGATCGCCGCGACGGCCAACAAGTGCCTGCACGGCGTGCCGGGCGCGGCGTTCGTGATCGCGCGGCGCGACGCGCTGGCGCAGGCTGCGAGCCGCAACTATTACCTCGGCATCGCGCGTCTCGCGAAGTTGCAGGACGCGCGCAACACGCCGTTCACGCCGTCGGTGCATGCGTATTACGCGCTCGTCGAGGCGCTGCGCGAGTTCGAGGAAGAAGGCGGCTGGCGCGCGCGTCACGCGCGTTACGCGAAGCTCGCGGAGCAAGTGCGCGCGGGTCTGGCCGCGCTCGGCATGGAGAGCGCGTTGCCGCCGGAGGAATCGTCGGTGGTATTGCGGGCGTACCGGCTGCCGGCGGGCGTCACCTACGAGACGCTGCACGACGCGCTGAAGGCCAAGGGCTTCGTGATTTACGCGGGGCAGGGCGGTTTGTCGAAGGAACTGTTCCGCATCTCGACGATGGGCGCGCTCGATGCGAACGACATGGATCGCCTGATTTCGTCGTTCGTGGAATTGCTGCGCTGA
- the guaD gene encoding guanine deaminase, with product MTQTAYRAQLLTFREDPAHAADGAVYEADGLLIVEDGKVVAAGAYASIRDRLSPDATVQTMRDKLIVPGFIDSHIHYPQTDMIASPAPGLLPWLNTYTFPTERGFENPAVARETASFFIDELLACGTTTALVYCTVHKQSADAFFTESEARNLRMVAGKVLMDRNCPEFLRDTAQSGYDDSAELIARWHGRGRQHYALTPRFAPTSTEAQLEACGALAQKHQDVFIQSHVAENTDEIKWVESLFPGHRSYLDIYDHYNLLRRRAVYGHCIYLDERDRQRMAETGAVASHCPTSNLFLGSGLFDFEKAGESNMPVALATDVGGGTSFSMLQTMNEAHKVARLTGHHLTATRMFWLATTGAAQVLELDDKIGTLKPGSEADFVVLDPNATPLLARRMARTESLEELLFAFALLGDDRAVFETYAAGKRVHARESRRTAKLEMAA from the coding sequence ATGACTCAAACCGCCTACCGCGCCCAGTTGCTGACCTTCCGGGAAGATCCCGCGCATGCCGCTGACGGCGCGGTCTACGAGGCCGACGGCCTCCTGATCGTCGAGGACGGGAAAGTGGTCGCGGCAGGCGCGTATGCGTCGATTCGCGACCGGCTCAGCCCCGACGCGACCGTCCAGACGATGCGCGACAAGCTGATCGTGCCGGGTTTCATCGACTCGCACATTCACTATCCGCAGACGGACATGATCGCGTCGCCGGCGCCGGGACTCTTGCCGTGGCTCAACACGTACACGTTCCCGACCGAGCGCGGCTTCGAGAATCCCGCGGTCGCGCGCGAGACAGCGAGCTTTTTCATCGACGAACTGCTTGCCTGCGGCACGACCACGGCGCTCGTGTACTGCACGGTGCACAAGCAATCCGCCGATGCGTTCTTCACCGAAAGCGAAGCGCGCAATCTGCGCATGGTCGCGGGCAAAGTGCTGATGGATCGCAATTGCCCCGAATTCCTGCGCGACACGGCGCAATCCGGCTACGACGACAGCGCCGAACTCATCGCGCGCTGGCACGGCCGCGGACGCCAGCATTACGCACTGACGCCGCGTTTCGCGCCGACCTCGACCGAGGCGCAGCTCGAAGCATGCGGCGCGCTCGCGCAGAAGCATCAGGACGTGTTCATCCAGAGTCACGTCGCGGAGAACACGGACGAGATCAAATGGGTCGAAAGCCTGTTTCCGGGGCATCGCAGCTATCTCGACATCTACGATCACTACAATCTGCTGCGCCGCCGCGCGGTGTACGGCCACTGCATCTATCTCGATGAGCGCGACCGCCAGCGCATGGCGGAAACCGGCGCGGTGGCGTCGCACTGCCCGACGTCGAACCTCTTTCTCGGCAGCGGACTGTTCGACTTCGAAAAGGCGGGCGAATCGAACATGCCGGTTGCGCTGGCGACGGACGTCGGCGGCGGCACGTCGTTCTCCATGCTGCAAACGATGAACGAAGCGCACAAGGTCGCGCGTCTGACCGGCCATCATCTGACCGCGACGCGCATGTTCTGGCTCGCGACGACCGGCGCCGCCCAGGTGCTCGAACTCGACGACAAGATCGGCACGCTCAAGCCCGGCAGCGAAGCGGACTTCGTTGTGCTGGACCCGAACGCGACGCCGCTGCTCGCACGACGCATGGCGCGCACGGAATCGCTGGAAGAACTGCTGTTCGCGTTCGCGCTGCTCGGCGACGACCGCGCGGTGTTCGAGACCTACGCCGCCGGCAAGCGCGTGCATGCGCGGGAAAGCCGGCGCACGGCGAAGCTCGAAATGGCGGCCTGA